A stretch of the Rodentibacter haemolyticus genome encodes the following:
- the hemA gene encoding glutamyl-tRNA reductase, giving the protein MTLLVLGINHKTASVAVREKVAFSDEKRNLALQQIQVQNLAEGAVILSTCNRTEVYLHHRQISPQECDKWRERVEKWFAEIHQLPLTELAPCIYAHQNQQAAQHLMRVACGLDSLILGEPQILGQVKQAFQITEEHYQNAHLSLSGELSRLFQKTFSTAKRVRTETNIGESAVSVAYAACSLARQIFESLRDLNILLVGAGETIELVSRHLLRHGVKKLMISNRTLARAEQLVEKLASDTPIDVFSLDTLQEALNQADIVISSTGSPNVLIGQEMVKTAQKKRHYAPMLLVDIAVPRDIDETVAKLDSVYHYTVDDLQDIIRRNLSQREEASIQAEKIIAQECADFFEWLKVRQFSNLIRHYRENAEHTRQDLLEKALQHLQQGGNAEVVLQELSYKLMNKLIHTPTQTMQSMMKAGNAEGLHLFSSTLNFPSSFDDKNT; this is encoded by the coding sequence ATGACCCTTCTTGTTCTTGGTATTAATCATAAAACCGCTTCTGTTGCCGTTCGTGAAAAGGTCGCTTTTTCAGATGAAAAGCGAAATCTCGCTTTGCAACAAATTCAAGTGCAAAACCTTGCGGAAGGAGCGGTCATTCTTTCAACCTGTAATCGTACGGAAGTGTATTTACATCATCGTCAGATTTCCCCTCAAGAATGTGATAAATGGCGGGAAAGGGTGGAAAAATGGTTTGCCGAGATTCATCAGCTTCCTTTGACGGAGCTTGCTCCCTGTATTTATGCGCATCAAAATCAGCAAGCCGCACAGCATTTAATGCGGGTGGCATGCGGTTTAGATTCATTGATCTTGGGAGAACCTCAAATTCTCGGGCAAGTAAAACAGGCTTTTCAGATTACGGAAGAGCATTATCAAAATGCGCATTTATCCCTTTCCGGTGAACTTTCCCGATTGTTCCAAAAAACCTTTTCGACAGCAAAACGGGTACGTACCGAAACCAATATCGGCGAAAGTGCGGTATCTGTTGCGTATGCCGCTTGTAGCTTAGCCCGTCAAATTTTTGAATCATTACGTGATTTAAATATCTTGTTAGTGGGAGCGGGAGAAACCATTGAGTTGGTCAGCCGCCATTTATTGCGTCATGGCGTAAAAAAATTGATGATTTCCAACCGCACTTTGGCAAGAGCCGAACAATTGGTAGAAAAACTTGCATCGGATACGCCTATTGATGTGTTTTCCTTAGATACTTTGCAAGAGGCATTGAATCAAGCGGATATTGTTATCAGTTCAACAGGCAGCCCGAATGTGTTGATTGGTCAAGAAATGGTGAAAACGGCACAGAAAAAACGCCATTATGCGCCGATGTTGTTGGTCGATATCGCTGTTCCGCGTGATATTGATGAAACAGTGGCGAAACTGGATAGCGTTTATCATTACACGGTGGACGACTTACAAGATATTATCCGGCGGAATTTAAGCCAACGGGAAGAGGCTTCTATACAGGCTGAGAAAATCATTGCTCAGGAATGTGCGGATTTCTTTGAGTGGTTGAAGGTACGCCAGTTTTCCAATTTGATTAGACATTATCGTGAAAATGCCGAACATACACGCCAAGATTTGTTAGAAAAAGCATTACAGCATTTACAACAGGGGGGGAATGCAGAGGTCGTCTTGCAAGAACTAAGCTATAAATTAATGAATAAATTGATTCATACCCCAACGCAAACAATGCAATCAATGATGAAAGCCGGTAATGCGGAAGGATTGCATTTATTTTCTAGTACGCTAAATTTCCCCTCTTCTTTTGATGATAAAAACACCTAA
- a CDS encoding phosphodiester glycosidase family protein: MIKTPKFLTALCGVLPFLVSAEYRTFTDDNVTYGVFHAKPEEVRFHWRDSEGKAYRSLTNLKRALEKDYQVKMIMNAGIYSKKNEPAGLWIENSKILNPLNTRRGSGNFHVQPNGVFALVGKQPYILTTKVYQQKNLKPTFAVQSGPMLLINGKINHQFKPTLESYHKRNAVCLDKQNQLFFILTVQGQPNLYTLSRGLQKIGCYNALYLDGTISNWYIPNAFNSFHWHYFVGMISVTEMHKK; this comes from the coding sequence ATGATAAAAACACCTAAATTTTTAACCGCACTTTGTGGCGTTCTCCCTTTCCTCGTATCGGCGGAATATCGAACCTTTACCGATGATAATGTTACTTATGGGGTTTTTCACGCAAAACCGGAAGAAGTGCGTTTTCACTGGCGGGATAGTGAGGGGAAAGCCTATCGTTCGCTGACAAATTTAAAGCGTGCGTTGGAAAAGGATTATCAAGTAAAGATGATTATGAATGCCGGTATTTATAGTAAAAAGAATGAGCCGGCGGGATTATGGATTGAAAATAGTAAAATCTTAAACCCGTTAAATACGCGGCGGGGGAGTGGTAATTTTCACGTTCAGCCGAACGGCGTGTTTGCTTTGGTTGGAAAACAACCTTATATTCTTACGACCAAAGTCTATCAACAGAAAAACTTAAAGCCGACATTTGCAGTGCAATCCGGCCCGATGTTATTGATTAATGGAAAAATTAATCATCAATTTAAACCGACTTTAGAAAGCTATCATAAACGCAATGCCGTGTGTTTGGATAAGCAAAATCAATTATTTTTTATTTTGACCGTACAAGGTCAGCCGAATCTCTATACTTTGAGTCGAGGGTTGCAAAAAATCGGTTGTTATAATGCACTCTATTTAGATGGTACGATTTCGAATTGGTATATTCCCAATGCATTTAACAGCTTCCATTGGCATTACTTTGTCGGAATGATTTCTGTAACGGAAATGCATAAAAAATAA
- the prfC gene encoding peptide chain release factor 3, whose protein sequence is MSYPLEEVNKRRTFAIISHPDAGKTTITEKVLLYGNAIQTAGAVKGKGSTAHAKSDWMEMEKQRGISITTSVMQFPYNNCLVNLLDTPGHEDFSEDTYRTLTAVDSCLMVIDSAKGVEERTIKLMEVTRLRDTPIITFMNKLDRDIRDPMELLDEVENVLQIRCAPITWPIGCGKLFKGVYHISKDETYLYQSGQGSTIQEVRIVKGLDNPELDAAVGDDLAQQLRDELELVQGASNEFEHDAFIKGELTPVFFGTALGNFGVDHFLDGLTEWAPKPQPRQADTRTVESSEEKFSGFVFKIQANMDPKHRDRVAFMRVVSGKYEKGMKLKHVRVGKDIVISDALTFMAGDRSHAEEAYAGDIIGLHNHGTIQIGDTFTQGEMLKFTGIPNFAPELFRRIRLKDPLKQKQLLKGLVQLSEEGAVQVFRPLINNDLIVGAVGVLQFDVVVSRLKTEYNVEAIYENVNVATARWVECSDVKKFEEFKRKNEQNLALDGGDNLTYIAPTMVNLNLAQERYPDIVFFKTREH, encoded by the coding sequence ATGAGTTATCCTTTAGAAGAAGTAAACAAACGCCGCACTTTTGCGATTATTTCCCACCCGGATGCGGGTAAAACAACCATTACCGAAAAAGTGCTTTTATATGGAAATGCGATCCAAACGGCGGGAGCAGTAAAAGGCAAAGGTTCTACCGCCCATGCAAAATCCGACTGGATGGAAATGGAAAAACAACGTGGAATTTCCATTACCACATCCGTAATGCAATTCCCTTACAACAATTGCTTAGTGAACTTACTGGATACTCCGGGGCACGAAGATTTCTCGGAAGATACCTACCGCACTTTAACCGCAGTAGATAGTTGTTTGATGGTTATTGATTCCGCAAAAGGGGTCGAGGAACGCACCATTAAATTAATGGAAGTTACCCGTTTGCGTGATACACCGATTATCACTTTTATGAACAAACTCGACCGGGATATTCGCGATCCGATGGAATTATTGGATGAAGTGGAAAACGTATTACAAATCCGTTGTGCCCCCATCACTTGGCCAATCGGCTGCGGCAAATTATTCAAAGGTGTGTATCACATCAGCAAAGATGAAACCTATCTCTATCAATCAGGACAAGGCTCAACCATTCAGGAAGTACGTATCGTTAAAGGCTTGGATAATCCTGAATTAGATGCGGCAGTGGGTGATGATTTAGCCCAACAGCTCCGTGATGAATTGGAGTTGGTGCAAGGCGCAAGCAATGAATTTGAACACGATGCTTTCATTAAAGGCGAACTCACCCCCGTATTCTTCGGAACCGCATTGGGTAACTTCGGTGTCGATCATTTCCTTGACGGATTAACGGAGTGGGCACCTAAACCGCAACCTCGCCAAGCCGATACCCGCACGGTAGAAAGCTCGGAAGAAAAATTCTCTGGTTTCGTATTTAAGATCCAAGCAAATATGGATCCGAAACACCGAGACCGTGTTGCTTTTATGCGGGTAGTATCCGGTAAATATGAAAAAGGAATGAAGCTTAAACACGTTCGTGTCGGTAAAGATATCGTCATCTCTGATGCGTTAACTTTTATGGCGGGCGATCGTTCACACGCAGAAGAGGCCTATGCCGGCGATATTATCGGTTTACACAATCACGGTACAATCCAAATCGGCGATACCTTCACCCAAGGTGAAATGTTGAAATTCACAGGAATCCCGAACTTTGCACCGGAATTATTCCGCCGTATTCGTTTGAAAGACCCGCTTAAACAAAAACAATTGCTAAAAGGGTTGGTACAACTTTCAGAAGAAGGTGCGGTACAGGTGTTCAGACCGTTAATAAATAATGATTTAATTGTAGGTGCTGTGGGTGTGCTACAGTTTGACGTTGTCGTTTCCCGCCTAAAAACGGAATATAACGTAGAAGCGATTTACGAAAATGTCAATGTCGCCACGGCTCGTTGGGTAGAGTGCAGCGATGTGAAAAAATTTGAAGAATTTAAACGTAAGAACGAACAGAATTTAGCCTTAGACGGTGGTGATAACTTAACCTATATCGCTCCAACAATGGTTAATTTAAACTTAGCGCAAGAGCGTTACCCTGATATAGTATTCTTCAAAACAAGAGAACATTAA
- a CDS encoding phosphoribosylaminoimidazolesuccinocarboxamide synthase: protein MTQNNPTLSLKKIYSGKVRDLYEIDDKRMLMVATDRLSAFDVILDEPIPRKGEILTQISNFWFNKLAHIMPNHFTGDSVYDVLPEEEADLVKNRAVVCKRLNPIKIESIVRGYLTGSGLKDYQQTGTICGLKLPEGLVEASKLPEPIFTPSSKEEVGNHDINISYAECEKLIGADLAAQVKEKAIALYTAAAEYALTKGIIICDTKFEFGLDEKGTLTLMDEVLTPDSSRFWAIDTYKEGINPPSFDKQFVRDWLETSGWNKQPPAPKVPADVIEKNVAKYQEALDLLTR, encoded by the coding sequence ATGACACAAAATAATCCGACATTGAGTCTTAAAAAAATTTATTCAGGAAAAGTACGGGATCTTTATGAAATTGATGATAAGCGTATGTTGATGGTGGCGACAGATCGCCTATCTGCGTTTGATGTGATTTTAGATGAACCTATTCCTCGAAAAGGTGAAATTCTCACGCAAATTTCTAATTTTTGGTTTAATAAATTGGCACATATTATGCCGAATCATTTCACCGGCGATTCCGTTTATGATGTGCTGCCAGAAGAAGAGGCGGATTTAGTAAAAAATCGGGCGGTAGTGTGTAAACGATTAAATCCGATAAAAATCGAATCTATTGTGCGTGGTTATTTAACGGGCAGCGGTTTAAAAGATTATCAACAAACCGGTACAATCTGCGGTTTGAAATTACCCGAAGGTTTAGTTGAAGCGAGTAAATTACCGGAACCGATTTTTACCCCATCCAGTAAAGAAGAAGTGGGTAATCACGACATCAACATTAGTTATGCGGAATGTGAAAAATTAATCGGTGCGGATTTAGCGGCTCAAGTGAAAGAAAAAGCCATTGCGCTTTATACGGCGGCGGCGGAATATGCTTTAACCAAAGGCATCATTATTTGTGATACCAAATTTGAATTCGGTTTAGATGAAAAGGGTACGTTAACCTTAATGGACGAAGTGCTTACGCCGGATTCAAGCCGTTTTTGGGCGATTGATACTTATAAAGAGGGAATTAACCCCCCGTCTTTTGATAAGCAGTTTGTACGCGATTGGTTAGAAACCAGCGGTTGGAACAAACAACCACCGGCTCCGAAAGTACCGGCGGATGTGATTGAAAAAAACGTGGCTAAATATCAAGAAGCCTTAGATCTTTTAACTCGATAA
- the argG gene encoding argininosuccinate synthase, whose product MSNTILQGLPKGQKVGIAFSGGLDTSAALLWMRQKGAVPYAYTANLGQPDEDDYNAIPKKAMAYGAENARLIDCRAQLVHEGIAAIQCGAFHISTGGIPYFNTTPLGRAVTGTMLVAAMKEDDVNIWGDGSTFKGNDIERFYRYGLLTNPKLKIYKPWLDDQFIHELGGRFEMSRFLIENGFDYKMSVEKAYSTDSNMLGATHEAKDLEELSTGMKIVKPIMGVAFWDESVEIKPETVTVTFEEGVPVAFNGKRFDDAVEMMLEANRIGGRHGLGMSDQIENRIIEAKSRGIYEAPGMALLHIAYERLLTGIHNEDTIEQYRINGLRLGRLLYQGRWFDPQALMLRETAQRWVAKAITGTVTLELRRGNDFTILNTESPNLTYEAERLSMEKVEDAPFDPIDRIGQLTMRNLDVADTRGKLGIYAETGLLLVGKDSVLPQLGKK is encoded by the coding sequence ATGTCAAATACTATTTTACAAGGTTTACCTAAAGGTCAAAAAGTGGGGATTGCTTTCTCCGGCGGTTTAGATACTAGTGCGGCATTACTTTGGATGCGTCAAAAAGGTGCGGTGCCTTATGCCTATACCGCGAATTTAGGGCAACCGGACGAAGATGATTACAATGCTATTCCGAAAAAAGCGATGGCTTACGGTGCGGAAAATGCGCGTTTAATTGATTGTCGTGCGCAATTGGTTCACGAGGGGATTGCGGCGATTCAATGCGGTGCATTTCATATCTCTACAGGCGGTATCCCTTATTTCAATACAACGCCGCTTGGTCGTGCAGTAACGGGTACAATGCTGGTGGCGGCAATGAAAGAAGATGATGTCAATATCTGGGGTGATGGTTCTACCTTTAAAGGGAATGATATTGAACGTTTCTATCGCTACGGCCTATTAACCAATCCGAAATTAAAAATCTACAAACCTTGGTTAGATGATCAATTTATTCACGAATTGGGTGGCCGTTTTGAAATGTCCCGATTCCTTATTGAAAATGGTTTCGACTATAAAATGTCGGTAGAAAAAGCCTATTCAACGGATTCAAATATGCTTGGTGCAACCCACGAAGCTAAAGATTTAGAAGAATTAAGTACCGGTATGAAGATTGTGAAACCGATTATGGGTGTCGCATTCTGGGATGAAAGTGTAGAAATTAAACCTGAAACCGTTACGGTTACTTTTGAAGAAGGTGTACCGGTCGCATTCAATGGTAAACGTTTTGATGATGCCGTAGAAATGATGCTTGAAGCAAATCGTATCGGTGGTCGCCACGGTTTAGGTATGTCGGATCAAATTGAGAACCGCATTATTGAAGCAAAATCCCGCGGTATTTACGAAGCGCCGGGAATGGCATTGCTACATATCGCTTATGAACGTCTATTAACCGGTATTCATAATGAAGATACGATCGAGCAATACCGCATTAACGGTTTACGCTTGGGGCGTTTATTGTATCAAGGCCGTTGGTTTGATCCGCAAGCTTTAATGTTGCGTGAAACGGCACAACGTTGGGTCGCAAAAGCGATTACCGGCACGGTAACCTTAGAATTACGCCGCGGTAACGATTTTACAATCTTAAATACCGAGTCGCCGAACTTAACCTATGAAGCAGAACGCTTGAGTATGGAAAAAGTAGAAGATGCGCCGTTTGATCCGATTGATCGTATCGGTCAATTAACTATGCGTAACTTGGATGTCGCAGATACGCGCGGCAAATTAGGCATTTATGCTGAAACCGGGTTGCTTTTGGTTGGTAAGGATTCTGTGTTACCGCAATTAGGTAAAAAATAA
- the ribA gene encoding GTP cyclohydrolase II — translation MAKIQLVAQADLPTEYGIFKMVGFEFPDTKKEHVALVMGDISNDDEPVLSRIHSECLTGDALHSLKCDCGFQLATALHQIKEEGRGVLIYHREEGRGIGLINKIRAYSLQDKGMDTIEANLALGFKADERNFEVCADMFELLGVKKVRLMTNNPEKVETMKKAGINVVERVPLNVGENRYNTKYLDTKAKKMGHYIVHNNEEHLMNCPHCQEEVIRGK, via the coding sequence ATGGCAAAAATCCAGTTGGTTGCCCAAGCCGATTTACCCACTGAATACGGTATTTTTAAAATGGTCGGTTTTGAATTTCCCGATACCAAAAAAGAACACGTGGCATTAGTGATGGGCGATATTTCAAACGATGACGAACCGGTTTTGTCACGTATTCACTCCGAATGTTTAACCGGTGATGCGCTCCACAGTTTAAAATGCGATTGCGGATTTCAGCTTGCTACGGCACTTCATCAAATTAAAGAAGAAGGTCGCGGTGTATTAATTTATCACCGTGAAGAAGGGCGTGGCATAGGGTTAATTAATAAAATTCGTGCCTATTCCCTACAAGATAAGGGAATGGATACCATTGAAGCGAATCTCGCCCTAGGCTTTAAAGCCGATGAACGAAATTTTGAAGTCTGTGCGGATATGTTTGAATTATTAGGTGTGAAAAAAGTGCGCTTAATGACCAATAATCCGGAAAAAGTGGAAACGATGAAAAAAGCGGGAATTAATGTGGTGGAACGCGTTCCCCTCAATGTCGGCGAAAACCGTTATAACACCAAATATTTGGATACCAAAGCCAAAAAAATGGGGCATTACATTGTTCATAATAATGAAGAACATTTAATGAATTGTCCCCATTGTCAGGAAGAAGTGATTCGAGGTAAGTAA
- a CDS encoding phosphatase PAP2 family protein gives MWGFSYQWNGNSQLIEADYWLYLLTETGSVPYALITCAVFALILGFLFKNRKQWFLGVMVMAFAVVATQALKTGLKAVFKEPRPFTVYLAEQTHTNAENFYKNDRSQRALIARDFYSTQTDTPAWLVKHYENETGYSFPSGHAIFAATWLMLAAGFTQLLGNRSWKAKLLMGAMAVWSLLMLVSRVRLGMHYPIDLLVSILSAWVISMIIFGFLQKKRSSS, from the coding sequence ATGTGGGGGTTTTCTTATCAATGGAATGGTAATAGCCAATTAATCGAAGCCGATTACTGGCTTTATTTGCTCACCGAAACCGGTAGTGTCCCTTATGCATTGATTACCTGTGCGGTGTTTGCCTTAATTTTGGGGTTTTTATTTAAAAACCGCAAACAATGGTTCTTAGGCGTGATGGTGATGGCTTTTGCAGTGGTTGCTACCCAAGCGTTGAAAACCGGTTTGAAAGCAGTGTTTAAAGAACCTCGCCCATTCACCGTCTATTTAGCGGAGCAAACACACACAAATGCAGAAAATTTCTATAAAAATGATCGTTCACAACGTGCGCTGATCGCAAGAGACTTTTATAGCACCCAAACCGACACACCGGCTTGGCTTGTAAAACATTATGAAAATGAAACGGGTTATTCCTTTCCATCCGGTCATGCTATTTTTGCGGCGACTTGGTTGATGCTGGCGGCAGGTTTTACACAATTATTGGGAAACCGTTCGTGGAAGGCGAAATTATTGATGGGGGCAATGGCAGTATGGAGCCTATTGATGCTCGTTAGCCGTGTTCGTTTGGGAATGCATTACCCCATTGATCTTTTGGTGTCGATCCTTTCGGCGTGGGTAATCAGTATGATTATTTTCGGTTTTTTACAGAAAAAACGATCTTCGTCATAA
- the nagK gene encoding N-acetylglucosamine kinase yields the protein MYYGLDIGGTKIELAVFNEKLEKLYSERVPTPKTDYDEWLNTIVDLVKRADERFGEPGSVGMGVPGFVNQQTGLAEITNIRVADNKPILRDLSERLGREVRAENDANCFALSEAWDEENQQYPTVLGLILGTGFGGGFVLNGKVHSGQVGMAGELGHLQLNYHALKLLGWDNAPIYECGCGNKACLDTYLSGRGFEMLYRDLKGETLSAREIIDAFYRGKESAVDFVKLFVELTAISIGNIITAFDPHMIVLGGGLSNFDYLYEALPKALPAHLMRTAKVPPIKKAKHGDSGGVRGAAALFLAK from the coding sequence ATGTATTATGGTTTAGATATCGGCGGTACGAAAATTGAGCTTGCCGTATTCAATGAAAAATTAGAAAAACTGTATTCCGAGCGAGTACCTACTCCAAAAACGGATTATGACGAATGGCTAAACACAATAGTCGATTTAGTGAAACGTGCCGATGAACGATTTGGTGAACCGGGTTCGGTGGGAATGGGGGTTCCCGGCTTTGTTAATCAACAAACCGGTTTAGCGGAAATCACTAATATTCGCGTGGCGGATAACAAGCCTATTTTACGTGATCTTTCAGAACGTTTAGGGCGTGAAGTGCGGGCTGAAAATGACGCTAATTGCTTTGCGCTATCAGAAGCTTGGGACGAAGAAAATCAGCAATATCCAACGGTGCTAGGGTTAATTCTGGGAACAGGCTTTGGCGGTGGCTTCGTATTAAACGGCAAAGTGCATTCCGGACAAGTGGGAATGGCGGGGGAGTTAGGTCATTTGCAGCTTAATTACCATGCGTTAAAATTGCTTGGCTGGGATAACGCACCGATTTATGAATGTGGTTGCGGCAATAAAGCCTGTTTGGATACTTACCTTTCCGGCCGCGGTTTTGAAATGCTATATCGGGATTTAAAAGGCGAAACGCTTTCTGCCCGTGAAATTATTGATGCTTTCTATCGTGGGAAAGAAAGTGCGGTCGATTTTGTGAAACTTTTTGTGGAACTGACCGCCATTTCTATCGGTAACATCATCACCGCATTTGATCCGCATATGATCGTGCTTGGTGGTGGTTTATCCAATTTTGATTATCTGTATGAAGCTTTACCGAAGGCATTGCCGGCTCATTTAATGCGCACGGCGAAAGTACCGCCGATTAAAAAAGCCAAACATGGTGATTCAGGTGGTGTGCGCGGTGCCGCCGCCTTATTTTTAGCTAAATAA
- a CDS encoding alanine/glycine:cation symporter family protein, with product MELIGYLEQLLTWIVDHFDGPLWNLTIVILLGVGLFFTITTGFVQLRLFPASIREMWFGRAAEGNSLTPFQAFATGLASRVGVGNIGGVATAIALGGEGAVFWMWCTAFIGMSSAFAESTLAQLFKIQDKDGSFRGGPAYYIVQGLKSRTMAAAFAIALIFTFGFAFNSVQSNSIVEATSNAWNWKGEYVGVVLVILTAAIIFGGIKRIAIISSSLVPIMALFYLIMAVIILGMNIEMVPNVIRNIITSAFTFDAAAGGFFGAMISQAMMMGIKRGLFSNEAGMGSAPNAAAAAHVKHPVSQGLVQMLGVFVDTMIVCSCTAIVILLSNNYGGEELKSISLTQNALQYHVGEFGVHFLAFILLLFAYSSIIGNYAYAESNIRFIKNKPWFVFVFRLVVLFFVYFGAVRSGNVVWNFADTVMAVMAIINLVAIIILSPIVWKLMKDYQRQLKSGKTPEFKIENYPELRKRVLEQQTWK from the coding sequence ATGGAATTAATTGGTTATTTAGAGCAATTGCTCACTTGGATTGTCGATCATTTTGATGGACCGTTATGGAATCTCACCATTGTTATTTTACTGGGTGTAGGTCTCTTTTTTACGATTACTACCGGTTTTGTGCAATTACGTCTTTTCCCGGCAAGTATTCGTGAAATGTGGTTCGGACGTGCGGCGGAAGGTAATTCTTTAACTCCATTCCAAGCGTTTGCAACGGGGCTTGCCAGCCGTGTTGGTGTCGGCAACATTGGTGGTGTAGCAACGGCTATTGCGTTAGGCGGTGAAGGCGCGGTATTTTGGATGTGGTGTACTGCATTTATCGGTATGTCGAGCGCTTTTGCGGAATCTACTCTTGCGCAGTTATTCAAAATTCAGGATAAAGACGGTTCGTTCCGTGGTGGGCCTGCATATTATATCGTACAAGGTTTGAAATCTCGTACGATGGCGGCAGCCTTTGCCATCGCTTTAATTTTCACTTTCGGTTTTGCATTTAATTCCGTGCAATCAAACTCGATTGTCGAGGCGACAAGCAATGCTTGGAATTGGAAAGGTGAATATGTGGGCGTTGTATTAGTCATCTTAACGGCTGCGATTATTTTCGGCGGAATCAAGCGTATCGCCATTATTTCCAGTAGCCTTGTGCCGATAATGGCATTATTTTATTTGATTATGGCGGTGATTATTCTTGGCATGAATATCGAGATGGTGCCGAACGTTATTCGCAATATCATCACTAGTGCCTTTACTTTTGATGCGGCTGCCGGCGGCTTTTTCGGTGCAATGATATCACAAGCGATGATGATGGGGATTAAACGGGGATTATTTTCAAACGAAGCCGGTATGGGATCCGCACCAAATGCCGCCGCCGCAGCGCATGTTAAACACCCCGTTAGCCAAGGGTTGGTACAGATGCTCGGCGTTTTTGTGGATACCATGATAGTCTGTAGTTGCACGGCAATTGTTATTTTATTATCGAACAATTATGGCGGCGAAGAGCTGAAAAGCATTTCTCTCACCCAAAATGCGTTGCAATACCACGTAGGGGAGTTCGGCGTACATTTTCTTGCATTTATCCTATTGCTTTTCGCTTATTCTTCAATTATCGGTAACTATGCTTATGCCGAAAGCAATATCCGTTTTATCAAAAATAAACCTTGGTTTGTGTTTGTGTTTCGCTTAGTCGTATTATTTTTCGTCTATTTCGGTGCGGTACGTTCCGGCAATGTGGTTTGGAATTTTGCCGATACGGTGATGGCTGTGATGGCGATTATCAATTTAGTGGCGATTATCATACTTTCCCCGATTGTATGGAAATTAATGAAAGATTATCAACGCCAATTAAAATCGGGCAAAACGCCGGAGTTTAAAATTGAAAATTATCCGGAATTAAGAAAACGTGTGCTTGAACAGCAAACTTGGAAATAA
- a CDS encoding DUF2827 family protein, which translates to MRKYKIGITFNLEAKITDIWANGANQNVIHLFTLFKHSEIVEDVVLVSWGPEKRTTPPESFMLDDLGLKFAYIDDVVDELDLLIEGTLVIEPSHRKRMHAHNGKIVNYKIGNDFVMDMEYFLFDKPSGRTFNGTTFDAVWMIPQHENTCRSYFSIMYRCESYVVPAIWSPIFCDKVIKRIKEQHNLTFGYQPTPEEKGKRVACFEANINVVKTSFIPILICEQAYRLAPERLKHFYACNTYDKKDNPTFFNFIGRTDIVRNNVMTVEARYQMPDFLSRYVDIVLSHQWENGLNYAYNDALYGGYPFIHNSKLLPKGVGYYYDQFDAFEGAKVLLDVIENHDKNHEAYVKRANEYLDSLLPTNPVNIYLYEKEIKRLFEQ; encoded by the coding sequence ATGCGTAAATATAAGATTGGAATTACTTTTAATTTAGAAGCAAAAATTACGGATATTTGGGCAAACGGAGCAAACCAAAATGTGATCCATCTTTTTACGCTTTTTAAACATTCTGAAATTGTAGAAGATGTTGTGCTTGTTTCTTGGGGACCCGAAAAACGCACCACTCCGCCAGAAAGCTTTATGCTTGATGATTTGGGGTTGAAATTTGCTTATATTGATGATGTGGTTGACGAGCTTGATTTATTGATTGAAGGAACATTAGTCATTGAACCCTCTCATCGCAAAAGAATGCACGCTCATAATGGTAAAATCGTCAATTATAAAATTGGTAATGATTTTGTGATGGATATGGAATATTTTCTTTTTGATAAGCCATCAGGGAGAACATTTAATGGTACTACATTTGATGCGGTTTGGATGATTCCACAACATGAAAATACTTGCCGTTCCTACTTCAGTATTATGTATCGTTGTGAGAGCTATGTTGTCCCTGCAATTTGGTCGCCTATTTTCTGTGATAAAGTCATTAAACGTATTAAGGAGCAACATAACTTAACTTTCGGCTATCAACCCACCCCTGAAGAGAAAGGAAAACGAGTTGCTTGCTTTGAAGCCAATATTAATGTGGTAAAAACCAGTTTTATCCCGATTTTAATCTGTGAACAAGCTTACCGCTTAGCACCGGAAAGGCTAAAACATTTTTATGCTTGTAATACTTATGATAAAAAAGACAACCCGACCTTTTTTAATTTTATTGGGCGTACGGATATTGTGCGGAATAATGTCATGACCGTTGAAGCTCGCTATCAAATGCCCGATTTTCTTTCTCGTTATGTCGATATCGTGTTGAGCCATCAATGGGAAAATGGGCTGAATTATGCTTATAACGATGCCTTATATGGTGGCTATCCTTTTATTCATAATTCTAAATTATTACCAAAAGGTGTCGGTTATTATTACGATCAATTTGATGCCTTTGAAGGGGCAAAAGTATTGTTAGATGTGATTGAAAACCACGATAAAAATCACGAAGCCTATGTGAAACGAGCGAATGAATATTTAGATTCGTTGTTACCAACAAATCCGGTCAATATTTATTTATACGAAAAAGAAATTAAACGATTATTTGAACAATAG